The following proteins are encoded in a genomic region of bacterium:
- a CDS encoding hydantoinase/oxoprolinase family protein, with product SAGADPGPICYGRGGTRLTVTDAQVWLGRIPPEHFLGGRMKIHREKIRQPLRRLARQLKLGLEAAAEGVLAVANANIVRALRVLSLERGYDPRDFLLLPFGGAGGLHAADLAEELGMGRILLPPHPGLLSALGMAFADYRKDYVRTLLWPASAAGFGRLQRQLADLKRQAERQARDEGIAAASQKIRASLDLRYRGQSHELSVPFGPRWKSAFESEHLRRFGYRHRRRPLEVVNLRLELSAREARPPVDFSAASAASRPAAEFNRLHWNGRWIEAPVHRRQGLAAGFSAAGPALLVEPSATAFLKPGWKMTVAAQGHLLFENKTVRRPRG from the coding sequence AGAGCGCCGGCGCCGACCCCGGCCCGATCTGCTATGGCCGGGGCGGGACCCGGCTCACCGTCACCGACGCCCAAGTCTGGCTGGGACGGATCCCGCCCGAGCATTTCCTCGGCGGCCGAATGAAAATCCACCGCGAGAAGATCCGGCAGCCGCTTCGGCGCCTGGCTCGGCAGCTCAAGCTCGGGCTCGAAGCGGCGGCCGAGGGCGTCTTGGCCGTCGCCAACGCCAACATCGTGCGGGCCCTGCGGGTGCTTTCGCTGGAGCGGGGCTACGATCCCCGCGATTTCTTGCTTTTGCCCTTCGGCGGCGCCGGCGGCCTCCATGCCGCCGATCTGGCCGAGGAATTGGGCATGGGCCGGATCCTCCTCCCGCCCCATCCCGGCTTGCTTTCGGCTCTGGGCATGGCCTTCGCCGATTATCGCAAGGACTACGTTCGAACCTTGCTTTGGCCGGCGAGCGCGGCCGGCTTCGGCCGCCTCCAGCGCCAGCTCGCCGATTTGAAGCGGCAAGCCGAGCGGCAGGCTCGCGACGAAGGCATCGCCGCCGCCTCCCAAAAAATTCGGGCCAGCCTCGACCTGCGCTACCGCGGCCAGTCCCACGAATTGAGCGTCCCTTTCGGCCCGCGCTGGAAATCGGCTTTCGAATCCGAGCATCTCCGCCGCTTCGGCTATCGCCACCGCCGCCGCCCGCTGGAGGTGGTCAATCTGCGGCTGGAGCTCAGCGCCCGCGAGGCCCGACCGCCGGTGGATTTTTCGGCGGCCTCCGCCGCGAGCCGGCCCGCCGCCGAATTCAACCGCCTCCACTGGAACGGCCGATGGATCGAAGCCCCGGTTCACCGCCGCCAAGGCTTGGCCGCCGGCTTCTCGGCCGCCGGACCGGCGCTCTTGGTCGAGCCGAGCGCCACCGCCTTCCTCAAGCCCGGATGGAAAATGACGGTTGCGGCCCAAGGCCATCTGCTCTTCGAAAATAAGACCGTAAGGAGACCTCGTGGCTAA